Within the Anopheles cruzii unplaced genomic scaffold, idAnoCruzAS_RS32_06 scaffold02274_ctg1, whole genome shotgun sequence genome, the region TCTTGGGCGGGCATTTGAGTACGTGTCCAGTGGCAGGCCCCGCAGGTGGGGGTAATGGGCTTGTAGGGctttgccgtcgagcgattgctccggcaggtccagtttccgcaccgtcttcactccggccagagtatactggtgcccctgtagcttgcccgaaaccgtcagtgtcacgctgcgcgatgccttctccacgcgagtgaccccacccgtccattgtaggtgtaggggctggctgggcccctcgaggccga harbors:
- the LOC128276733 gene encoding uncharacterized protein LOC128276733, producing the protein FVDEGSSFTLVEDGLADELGLEGPSQPLHLQWTGGVTRVEKASRSVTLTVSGKLQGHQYTLAGVKTVRKLDLPEQSLDGKALQAHYPHLRGLPLDTYSNARPRLLIGIGHLQVGLVLKCREGAANTPVAVKSRLGWTVCGGTNQRQNVVAAQSRSDEGNN